The Cyclobacteriaceae bacterium DNA segment GGGTACAGCTGATTGCTATACCAATTGTCGGAAGAATACACCCTGTAATACTTGGTGCCAAATGGATTTGATTCACTTACGCCCATTGCTGCTGCCTGGGCGGGAGTGTCTGCCAGGTAAAATGCAGTATCACCAAGTGCGAGGCCATTATTTGTTAGTGTAGTAACAAAATTGTTATAGTTCGTACTTCCTGACGCATTCTGTGTGGCGGCTGTCCATAATGTACGGAACGAATTGTGGTAACGGCTGTCATTCTCCTTATCCGCGAAGGCAACATTGGTTAACCAGCGTGTTGGAGCTAATTTTCTTAACGGTCTTTGAAAGGCAAGCGGACGGCCATCAATAATGTCCAATCCAGCTGGCGTTTGGAGTACGGGTTGTTCATAATTGCTGGTGAAGCAGTTTGATGCCATATTTTCACCATCACCGATACCATCCGCATTTGCGTTCAAATATCCATTGTTAACATACTCAAGTGGAATGCGTTCTGCAGCAAATAATATCTCGCTGTTGTAGTCATTTCCTTGCCTGAACACTTCAGCAAAATCTTGTTGAAGGGCTACTCCATAGACACCTAGTTTAGACACAACTTCATTAGCTGCATCAAAGGCAGCTTGAGCATCGTTGGCTTGTGCTACTGATGAATATGATCTTGCCAGGTATACTTTCGCCAACAAGTGAAAAGCTACAGCTTTGAATAATCTGAATTCGCCAGGATTTCTTTGCGTGGGAAGATTGGCTGCTGCAAAAGTCAGGTCATCAATCATTACCTGGTAATTCTTAGCTAATAACTCTTCACGATCTTCTGCTGAACCGCGATTAAAACCTAAAAAGGGCAGGGTATTCAAAGCCAACTCACCACTGCCAAGGTCAAGCGGCACTGCTCCAAACTGACCAACGAGTAGATAATAATAGTGAGCCCGTAAGTACCGAGCTTGAGCGAGTGACTCATTGCGTTGTTGCTCGGTAAACGTTGGTACTTCAGAGGCGAATGCAACAAGGCCATTCAGTGTATTTATCACAGGGAAGGTTCTGTTAAACGTTATCCCTAAATAACCGGCTTGCGGAGTAACATCATAGGTACCCAACAGTTTATGCGGTTGATTGTCACCTGAGGGATTGTAATTCGGTTCAGGTCCAAATGTAAACTCATCCGTGCCTGTAATATTAAGACCAAGTGCCGGGTTCGATCCATACTGAAAGCGTAGGTAAGAATATGCAGCATTTAACCCGTCCTGATAACCTTGTGCAGTTTTAAAGTAATCTGTTGTAAAGGTTGTCTTCGGGTTCTCATTGAGAATGTCATTGCAACTCTGCGATACTACCATCAGAGCTGCGGTTATCAACGTAAATAATTTATATTTTTTCATAACGATCATGTTATTATCAGTTAAAACGTAAGGTTTAAGCCTACAATGAATGATCTGGTTGGTGGTGTTGAAGCTGAGATAACAAGTGCAGGGTTATTACCGCCAGTTCTGAAGTTGCCACCTGTAGCCACAATACCCGTACCGCCTTGTCCGGTTGGTTCCGGATCTACACCGTTGTGTTTAAATACATACGGGCTCCATAACAAGAATGGATTCTGTGCAGTAAAGTAAACGCGGGCATTTTGTGCCTTAATTCGGCTTGCAATTGACTTGGGAATGGTATAGCCAAGGTTAATACTTCTTACGCGGGCAAATGATGCATCATAGTAGGCTAACGTTGTCCATGCTGTTGCGGCTCCTCCGGGAAGTGCTGCACCGGGCGCAGGGAATTCATTGGTTGGATTCTCCGGTGTCCAGTAGTCCACTTTCAAGCCGCTACGTTGACCGGTGAGGTTGGTCAGGTATGCACCGTTTGGAGCATGCAGGTAACTTAACAGGGTTCCACCTTGCCTAACATAAACCACAAACGACATATCGAATCCCTTGAAGGTAAACCGGTTGGTAATACCACCTTGCCAATCTGCTTGTTGACTTCCGATTATGGCGCGGTCGTTTGCATCAATAACTCCATTCTCATCCTGATCCTTAAATTTAATGGAGCCGGGCAGTTGGCCATAAGCAGCAGCATCTTCACCAAGTTGCCAAATGCCAACTTTTTCATAATCGTAAATGGCTGTTATGGGTTGGCCTACGAATAATCCTTCCGCAATATTCTGTGTAACACCCGGCAGGTATTTTGTTAACTTGTTTCGGTTAACGTACCAGTTAAGATCAATATCCCATGTAAATCCATTGGAAAGCTTCAATGCTTTTCCACTCAGCACCACTTCAAGTCCTTTGTTTTCCATTCCGCCAATATTGGTTTGAAACTCTTGTTCATAACCGGAAGAAATAGGTAATCTTAGGTTGAATAACAGATTAGTAGTTTGTGCATCATACCAATCTACACTACCGGTAACACGATCGTTAAATAATCCAAAATCAAGACCGATGTTAAGTGTGTTAGTATACTCCCAATCAAGCGTGGTGTCAGGAATACGGGCTGCCAGGTAACCAGATACCTGTGTTGAGCCGTAATTGTAGCGAAGCGGTACAGTTCCTCCGGCTATTCCAACCGTATTAACTACTCCACCTAAAGTTGTATAAGGTGCAACAGATTGGTTTGAGGTTTGACCATAACCTACGCGAACCTTTAAGTTGCTAAGAAAATTTACATCCTGTAAGAAGGATTCGTTGATTGCGTTCCAGGCTAATGCGAAGGCAGGGTAGTTGTGCCATTTGTTGGCCAATCGCGATGATCCATCTCTTCGGAATGTTGCGGTTAACAAGTAGCGATCTTTGTAAGCGTAGTTTAAACGCCCCATGTATGACAAGATGCCCCAGGTTTGTTCACCACCACCTAATATTGGTGCAAGCGAAGGATCTGCCTGTGACATATCGTAGAACTCAATGAAATTTGCAGTTATCG contains these protein-coding regions:
- a CDS encoding RagB/SusD family nutrient uptake outer membrane protein, coding for MKKYKLFTLITAALMVVSQSCNDILNENPKTTFTTDYFKTAQGYQDGLNAAYSYLRFQYGSNPALGLNITGTDEFTFGPEPNYNPSGDNQPHKLLGTYDVTPQAGYLGITFNRTFPVINTLNGLVAFASEVPTFTEQQRNESLAQARYLRAHYYYLLVGQFGAVPLDLGSGELALNTLPFLGFNRGSAEDREELLAKNYQVMIDDLTFAAANLPTQRNPGEFRLFKAVAFHLLAKVYLARSYSSVAQANDAQAAFDAANEVVSKLGVYGVALQQDFAEVFRQGNDYNSEILFAAERIPLEYVNNGYLNANADGIGDGENMASNCFTSNYEQPVLQTPAGLDIIDGRPLAFQRPLRKLAPTRWLTNVAFADKENDSRYHNSFRTLWTAATQNASGSTNYNNFVTTLTNNGLALGDTAFYLADTPAQAAAMGVSESNPFGTKYYRVYSSDNWYSNQLYPGPPAPSNTILVYPSLKKFADAQRASPNGSSGRPMPIFRLAETYLLAAEAAFKLGNNGVAANLINEVRRRAAFRPGLSPAELTTRRTAMEITAGDVTLDFILDERARELAGEGGRWTDLALRGETVFLNRVKLNEDVLAANRVEAKHRLRPIPQSQLDAINDTDKQKYQNPGY